GCGTCGCGCCGAACGCACTCTCGCTCGTCGTCGGCCTCGCGGCCGGCTTCGCGGCCGGAATCGGGCTGACAACCAAGGGACCGACCTCGATCATCGGCGTCATGATCGCCGCTGCGCTGATCCCGACCGCCGGCGCGACGGGCATCGCCATCGCCTGGGTCGAACCCGAACTCGTCCTCGGCACACTCACCCTGCTCGTTGTCACGATGCTCCTGATCAACGCCGCCGTCCTCACCGTCCTCCTCGGCTTCGGCTACCGGGGCAAAGAGCGTGCCACGTGGAACCGCGACGTCGCCCGATCGTGGGCGAAAGTCGGCGCCCTCGCGATCGTCGTCGTTGCGATCACGCTCGCGGTCGTGGTCGCCACGGCCGGCCAGGTCGTCGTCGACCGCGAGGTCGTCCAGGCGACCGAGGACGTCTTAGAGGAGCCTGCCCACGAGGACCTCACGGCGGTCTCGATCCAGACGCAGTACACCGACTTCTCGCCGTTTACCGGCCCGCTGGAGGTGACCGTCGTCGTCGCCGAGGAGGGCGACGCCGAACCCGACGCGTTCGCCGCCGACCTCGCGGATCGGATCGAGGACCGAACCGGGGAGTCGATCGACGTCCGCGTCCAGTCCCTCGAGTACGAATCCGCGACGGCTGGTGGGACGGCCACTGGTTAGATCGTTGAAAAGAACTATGTGGGTCGACGGTCCAGTACCGCACATGGAGACGCCCGCCCGGCGATCCGTCCAGGTTCTCAGAATCGTCCGCGGCCTCGAGGCCGCCCTCGCTCTCCTCGTCGTCGTTACCGCCGTCCTGTGGCTCAGCCAGCACGCGCTGTGGGAACGGCTCGTCAGCGGCCCCGACCTGTGGCCGTTGTTCGTACAACTCGGCGTCCCGGCCCTCCTCGGCGTCGTCGTGATCGTCGGCGCCGTCCTCGATGGGCTCGAGGTCGGCTCGGTCCTCGTCGCCGTCCTGGGACTGGTGACACTCTGGATCGCGGCCTCGAGCGTCCACACCCTGCTGTTCCCGCCTGAGGGCGGTGGCGTGTTCTTCGGCGGGATCTTCACGATGTACGCCGGCCTCGCCCTGGCGCTCGCCGTCGGCCTCAGGACGGCCGGACACCTGCTCGCGCCCGTCGTGGTGCCGTCGGTCCGGGAACGACTCGAAAACCGATAGTCGGTCGCCACCGCGTGGCGTGACCTAGCCCTCGAACGGTAGCTCCGGTTCGTAGCCGATCGCGTCGACGGCCGCCTCGAGGACGTCCTCGACGTTCTCGCCGGTCTCGACGCTCATCTCGTAGTCGACCTCTTCGGAGACGTCGCGCGTCCAGCGCTCGGCGCGGTCGACTTTGTTCGCGACCGTGATGACCGGGGCCGCCTCGAACTGGGCTTCGATGTCCTCGCGCAACTCGAGCTGGGACTCGAGGGGGTAGCCACACTCCCCGCTGGGATCGAGCAGGACGAGGACGCAGTCGCCGAGGTGCTCGAGGGCGCTGACGGCCTGGGACTCGATCTCGTTTCGTTCCGCCGGCGGGCGGTCGAGCAGGCCGGGCGTGTCGACGATCTGGTAGCGGAGGTGATCGCGCTCGAAGTGGCCGACGCCGACGCCTTTCGTCGTGAACGGGTAGGAAGCGGTCTCGCCGCGGGCGCGAGTCACGTCGTTGACGAACGAGGACTTCCCGACGTTGGGGTAGCCCGCGACGACGATCGTCGGCTCCTCGGGGTTGATTTCGGGGAGCGTACGCAGGTCGTTTCTGGCCGCGTTGATCGCGAGCAGGTGATCTCCGACCTGCTCGACGATGTCCGCCAGCCGGGCGAAGGCCTGCTTGCGGTGTTTGCGCGCGGTGTCGACGTCCGTCTTGCGCAGCCGCGGCTGGTACTCCTGGTTGATTTCCCGGGCTTTCCGACTCGCCCACATCACCTCAGAGAGGCTCTGGCGGAGCTCGTCGACGTCCACGATGGCGTCGGCGAGCTCGTAGTAGAACGGGTGGACCTCCTCCTCGTAGCCGAAGTCGGGCCACGCCGTCACCACGTTCTCGAGGTTGTCCGAGATGATGTTCGACGCCGTCTGGAGCATCGACTGCTGGGCCTCGAGCCCCCCCTGGGCCCTGCCGGCCCGTGCCGCCCGGGAGAACGCCTTGTCGATCAGCTCTTCCGACGTGGGCGTCGTCGGAAGGTCTTCGAAAATCATGGCCAACGGTACGACCTCCGTTCATAAAAGGTCGTTCGTTACGCGCGCGGACCTTTTGTCCCCTCGAGCCCTACAGAATGCCATGACGAACTGGCGCGCCGTCGTAATCGGCTTCCTCCTGGCGGTCGTGATCGGACTCGTCGGCATCGCGTTGCCGGGACTCGGCCAGCTGACGGCGGGGCTCGTCGGCGGCTTCGTCGCCGGCTTTCTCGCTGGCGGCGGCCTCTTGAGTGGCTTCTGGCACGGCCTGCTCGCTGGCGCACTCGGCGGCATCGTCGGCGGACTGCTCATCGCCATCGTCGTCGGCGTCGCCGGCATCGCGCTCGGCCCGGTCGGGGCACTCCTCTCCGGGCTCGCCGGCGTCGGTATCTTCGGCCTCGCCGTCCTGATCGCGTTCGTCATGGCCCTCGAGAGCGCGATCGCCGGCGCGATCGGCGGGCTGCTCAACCCCTGATGGGCGTCGCTGTCCCGACCGACTCAGTCTCGAGAACGAGCCACCGCTGTCGACTACTCCGGCCGGCCGACGGAGCGAGCGATCGAGACGACGAGTGCCGCCGTCGTAACGCCGAGGACGAACCACAGTCCGGCCCCACCACCGAGCGGCAGGACTCCGGCTCCCGCGACGACGAGGGCGACCCAGACAGCCGAGAGAAACAGTGTAACGTGCGTCCAGCGGGCTGAGTCGTCGGACTCGCGTTCGATGTGGTCGCGGAGTGTCGCCAGCTCGGGGTTCGGTTTCACCACTCCCGAACTGCTGTCGTACTCGATAATTCCCAGCCGGTCCATCTTCGGCAGGTGCGTCTGATACAGCGAGATGTACACTCGCTTTCGTTGTTTGTAGGTCACCTCCGGCAACGAGACGTCGTTCTCCCACGCCGCGAGCTGTTCGGCCAGGGTTCTGAGTCGAACCGCTCCGTCCTCAGCCTGGTCAAGGTACCTGATCGTAAACCGGCGACGTGGGTTCGAGAGGATCTCGAATATCTCGTTCTTCGAAAGCTCCTCACGATCGGTAGTCTGTGCGTAATTCAACTGTGTTGCGTCCCGTAACTGTTCGCGCTGACTTGAGTGCACGTTCTGGCCACCCCCGCCGACCTGGTATTTCATGTTACTGATTAAGTATGAAGTTGTTTCTACACTAACCTGGAACGTAATATCTCACTAACGTACTTCGTTTGATAGATCAGTCGCCAGTGAGCGGTCCCGGATCCGGGCTGCGTCGCCGCGAGTCGATCACTCCCGACCGACGACACTCACTCGATTCACAGCCGGCCCCTCGGGGGCTCGAGTGAGAGACACAGCCCACCGCTCGAGGCACCGGCCGCAGTTCGACGCTCGAACGACGGTCTCACCCACCGGTATGCCCGTCGTAACTACCGCCCGTCACACCAATTGGCTGGTATGTTCGAGGAGCGTTCGATCCCGACCGTCACAGCCCTGAAAAACCCGGCCTACACCGGAGCGAACAGGTGCATCCCGTGTACCGTCCTCAACGTGCTGCTCGCGGCCGCACTGGCCGGAACCGCAGGTATCCTGTCGAGGGGATGGACGACCGAGGGCGGGCTCGTCGCCGTCGCCATCTTCCTCGCGTCGGCCGGCGTGATTTACCTTCGTGGCTATCTCCTCCCGGGAACGCCGGCGCTGACGAAGCGGTTCC
This portion of the Natronobeatus ordinarius genome encodes:
- a CDS encoding TIGR00341 family protein; the protein is MRVLHVVVPPDRREAASEALESQEFTFVAIPLEEESGVLLEAPLPSNAIGDALDALEEAEVDIEEYTVIASGEAALTATSETLEQRYAGDYEPLTGVELRTKARDLSRDTASYVALMTLAAVIATAGLLVDSPAIVVGSMVIAPIIGPALTASVGVVTSDRRMIVESLWMQLYGLGLAVLAATALASAFRFGGFVPTRLDLPALDLLGVRVAPNALSLVVGLAAGFAAGIGLTTKGPTSIIGVMIAAALIPTAGATGIAIAWVEPELVLGTLTLLVVTMLLINAAVLTVLLGFGYRGKERATWNRDVARSWAKVGALAIVVVAITLAVVVATAGQVVVDREVVQATEDVLEEPAHEDLTAVSIQTQYTDFSPFTGPLEVTVVVAEEGDAEPDAFAADLADRIEDRTGESIDVRVQSLEYESATAGGTATG
- a CDS encoding NOG1 family protein, giving the protein MIFEDLPTTPTSEELIDKAFSRAARAGRAQGGLEAQQSMLQTASNIISDNLENVVTAWPDFGYEEEVHPFYYELADAIVDVDELRQSLSEVMWASRKAREINQEYQPRLRKTDVDTARKHRKQAFARLADIVEQVGDHLLAINAARNDLRTLPEINPEEPTIVVAGYPNVGKSSFVNDVTRARGETASYPFTTKGVGVGHFERDHLRYQIVDTPGLLDRPPAERNEIESQAVSALEHLGDCVLVLLDPSGECGYPLESQLELREDIEAQFEAAPVITVANKVDRAERWTRDVSEEVDYEMSVETGENVEDVLEAAVDAIGYEPELPFEG
- a CDS encoding DUF5518 domain-containing protein — translated: MTNWRAVVIGFLLAVVIGLVGIALPGLGQLTAGLVGGFVAGFLAGGGLLSGFWHGLLAGALGGIVGGLLIAIVVGVAGIALGPVGALLSGLAGVGIFGLAVLIAFVMALESAIAGAIGGLLNP
- a CDS encoding DUF7344 domain-containing protein; translated protein: MKYQVGGGGQNVHSSQREQLRDATQLNYAQTTDREELSKNEIFEILSNPRRRFTIRYLDQAEDGAVRLRTLAEQLAAWENDVSLPEVTYKQRKRVYISLYQTHLPKMDRLGIIEYDSSSGVVKPNPELATLRDHIERESDDSARWTHVTLFLSAVWVALVVAGAGVLPLGGGAGLWFVLGVTTAALVVSIARSVGRPE